The genomic segment TCCATGACGCCGATGTCCGGGGGCAGACCTTCGGGCAGGTCAGCAACGCCTTCATCCGGGTGGTCAACCAGGCGGACGGTGCGGAACTCGCCCGCTACGACCTCAGTGAGGACGCCTCGGGCGAAACCGCGATGATCTTCGGCGAGGTGTACCGGTACGGCGGCGAATGGAAGTTCCGGGCGGTCGGACAGGGGTATGCGTCGGGTCTGCGGGGGATCGCTCTAGACTTCGGGGTCAACGTTTCGTAAAGCCGCGCACTGCGCGCGGGGGACCCGTACTCACGATTGGGTAGCCAGTGCTCCTGAAAACCTTCGGCTGGTCTTTCGGCGTCACCGCCGCGGGACTGGCCGCCGCAGCCTATTTCTGGGGCTGGCAGGGGTTCGCCGTCGTGGCGATCCTGTCGGTCCTGGAAATCTCGCTGTCGTTCGACAACGCGGTCGTCAACGCCGGTGTGCTGAAGAAGATGAACGCCTTCTGGCAGAAGATCTTCCTCACCATCGGCATCCTGATCGCCGTGTTCGGTATGCGACTGGTCTTCCCGGTCGTGATCGTCGCCATCACGGCCAAGGTCGGACCGATCGAGGCCGTCGAACTGGCCATGCGCGACCCCGACCAGTACGAGATGCTGGTCACCGACGCCCACCCGGCCATCGCCGCCTTCGGTGGCATGTTCCTGTTGATGATCTTTCTCAACTTCCTCTTCGATGAGAAAGAACACCACTGGCTGTCCTGGTTCGAGAAGCCGCTCAGCCGGCTGGGCAAGGTGGACGGCCTCGCCGTCGGCATCGCGCTGGTCGTCCTGCTGGTCACCGCCGCCACCATCGCCACCGAGGCCGCGCAGCACGGCGGCACGTATGTGGACAAGTCGGGGACCGTCCTGCTCTCCGGCGTCGCCGGCCTGATCACGTATCTCTTCGTGGGCGGGCTCTCCGGCTACTTCGAGGAGAAGCTGGAGGAGGACGAGGAGCACGACGAGGAGGTCAAGGAGCAGGCCCGGCGCGAGGGCAAGGACCCGTCCCTGGTCGGCCTCGCCGGCAAGGCCGCGTTCTTCATGTTCCTCTACCTCGAAGTGCTGGACGCCTCCTTCTCCTTCGACGGCGTCATCGGCGCCTTCGCCATCACCAACCACATCTTCTGGATGGCGCTGGGCCTCGGCATCGGCGCGATGTACGTCCGTTCGCTCACGGTCTACCTGGTCCGCGAGGGCACCCTCGACGACTACGTCTACCTGGAGCACGGCGCGCACTACGCCATCGGCGCCCTGGCCGCGCTGCTGCTCATCACGATCAAGTTCCACATCTCCGAGGTCATCACCGGCCTCATCGGCGTGGGCCTGATCGCGGCCTCCTTCTGGTCCTCCGTCCGCCGCAACCGCGGGCTGGCCGCCGAGGGCCACGAGGAGAAGACCAAGGTGTCACCCGGAGTGTGACCCGGTCCGGAGTGTGACCACACTCCGAATGAGGAACGCTCTGTGCGGGGCGGTCACCAGGCAGCGGAACCCGGAACCGGCCGGGCCGCCGGCCGCCGTGGCCGCCCCGCGGTGCTGCCCGGTCCGCGCTCCCGCGGGCCGGTCGAGGGACGAGAGCAGTGGGGGTGCCCAGCGTGGCGTTCTGGAACAGGGAATGGTCCTGGCCTTCCTGGCTGCGGCCCGCCGACGGCCGGTCGGTCTTCGAGAGCGGCAACCCCGCCACCAACGCGATAGAGCTCACCAAACGACGGCAGACCGTCTCGCTCACCAAGCAGGGCGCGGCCAGCGGCAACCTCCGCGTCAACCTCTCCTGGCGGATGCGGACCTCGGACATCGGCGGCTACACCAAGCGCGGCGGGCTGCTGCGCAACCCGGGCAGTCTCTTCAAACCGGAGATCGTGCAGGCGCAGGGCCCGGCCGTGGTCAAGATCGACCTCGACCTGGCCTGCATGTACGAGCTGAAGGACGGCTCCAAGGGCGTGGTGCAGCCGCTGGGGAACTTCCTCGGCGACATCAACAGCCCGCCTTATGTGAAGCTCAGCGGCGACGACCGGTTCGGCGGCACCTCGGGCGAGACGATCTACATCAACCTCGACCACCGGGACGAGTTCAAGCGGCTGCTGGTCTTCGTCTACATCTACGACGGCACCCCCGCCTTCGACCGCACCCACGCCGTCGTCACGCTCTACCCCAGCAACGGCCCGCGGCTGGAGATCGGGCTCGACGAGCGGGCCCCGCAGGCCCGCTCCTGCGCCGTGCTGCTGATCGAGAACGTCAAGGGCGAGCTGGTGGTGCGCCGCGAGGTGCGGTACGTCTACGGCTTCCAGGCGGAGCTGGACCGGCTGTACGGCTGGGGGCTCCAGTGGGGGCCGGGGACGAAGGAGAAGGTCTGACGGGCGCGGCGGCCGGGGGCGGCGGCCGCGCTGCCGGGCCCGCCCCCGGCCGCCGGCCGGTCAGCGGTTCCGCTGGAACTGCGGCCCCTGCGGCGGCAGGGCGAACGCCGGGTCCGGCGCCGGCGGCGCGGGGTGCTGCGGATAGCCGTAGGCCGCCGCCGGGTGGTGCGGGTAGCCGTACCCCGGCGCGTGCGCCGGAGGCGCCTGCGGGACCGGGGCCGGGGCGGCCGGCGGGGGCGGGAACGGCGGCTGCGCGGGCGGGGCGGCCGGCGGTGGCGGCGGATAGCCGTAGCCGGGCCGGTGCGCACGGGTGGCCTCCTCCGGCGCGGCGGCGGGCGCGGTGGCCGGTTCCCGGTGCGGTGCGGGCACCGGCTCGGTGAGCGCCTCCGGGGCGGGTGAGGGCGTGGGTGACGGCGCGGGTGCTCCGCCGCCGGCCGGGGCGGTGCCGGAGGGCTCGTCCCCGGCGTCCTCCACCGAGATGCCGTACTCGGTGGCCAGACCGACCAGCCCGGTGTCATACCCCTGGCCCAGGGCGCGGAACTTCCAGGTGTCGCCCCGCCGGTAGAGCTCGCCGCAGATGAGGGCCGACTCCTCGCCGGTCTCGGGCACCACGTCGAAGACCGCGAGCGGCTCGCCGCCGTTCCCGGAGACCTCCGGCGAGGCGTCGAACAGCAGCAGCCGCAGATCCGGCACCCCGCCGAACGCGCCGCCGTCGGACGACGCGGCCAGCACCACCCGGTCCACCACCGGCTCCAGTGCGGCGATCTCGGCCTCGACGGTGTCCGTCAGCGCGTCCGCCAGCCGCTTCTTGGGCAGGTGCCGCACCAGGCCGGAGGGGTGGCGCGGCTGGTTGTAGAAGACGAAGTCCTCGTCCGAGCGCACACGGCCGTCCGCGTTCAGCAGCAGCGCGGACGCGTCGACATCGGGCACCCCGGGCCCCGGAGTCCAGCGGAGCACCGCCCGTACGGCGGATGCGTCCAGCGGGATGTTCGACCCCTTCAACATCGCGTGCGTCATAGCGGTCATCCTGCCTTCCCGGGGCAGGCGGGTACAACGCGGGGACCGCATCCCGTGCCCGCCGGACCGGCAGCGGACGGGGAACGGACACGGGCGGGATACGTGATTTTCATGTCCGCAAGGGCTTTCGAGCCTGAACGCAACGTACGATTACCGGCCAGATCGCGTCACGACGCGAAAGATCACTGGGGGAGTTCCATGCGCCACTTCGGGTACGTGCCGCCCGATGTCCGGACGGCCCTGTTCCACCGGGAGCCGGGCCGGTTCGACGTCGACTCCCCAGCTCAGCGGCTCGCCGTCGCGCTCGGAGCCACCCTCTACAGCCCCGCGACCCGGCCCACGCTGGCCGAGGACGTGGTCAAACAGATGGGCCGCGGGGTCGTCTCGATGGTGCTGTGCCTGGAGGACTCCATCGACGACGCCGACGTGGCCGGCGCCGAGGAGAACCTGGTCCGGCAGCTCCACACCCTGCTGGAACACGGCTCCGAACTGCCGCTGCTCTTCATCCGGGTGCGGTGGCCGGAACAGATCACGGACCTCGTGCGCCGCCTCGGGCCGGCGGCGCGGCTGCTGTCCGGATTCGTCCTGCCCAAGTTCACCGAGGAGCGGGGCGTTCCGTTCCTGGAGGCGCTGACGGAGGCCGAGAACGCCTGCGGGCGGCGGCTGTTCGCCATGCCCGTCCTGGAGTCGCCGGAGCTGCTGCACCTGGAGAGCCGCGCGGAGACCCTCGCCGGCATCCGGCGCAGCGTCGACAAGTACCGGGACCGGGTGCTGGCGCTGCGCCTGGGCGTCACCGACTTCTGCTCGGCGTACGGACTGCGCAGATCCCCGGACATGACGGCGTACGACGTGCAGCTCATCGCCTCGGTGATCGCCGATGTGGTCAACACGCTCGGACGGGCCGACGGCACCGGGCTGACCGTGACCGGGCCGGTGTGGGAGTACTTCCGCCTCCAGGAGCGGATGTTCAAACCACAGCTGCGGCGCAGCCCCTTCACCGGCCGCGCCGAGAAGCTGCGGACCGCGCTCATCGAGCACGACATGGACGGCCTGCTCCGGGAGATCGAACTCGACCGCGCCAACGGCCTGCTGGGGAAGACCTGCATCCACCCCTCCCACGTCGCCCCGGTGCACGCGCTGTCCGTCGTGAGCCACGAGGAGTACAGCGACGCGGTCGACATCCTGCGGCCCGAGCGGGGCGGCGGCGGTGTGATGCGCTCCGCCTACACCAACAAGATGAACGAGGTGAAGCCGCACCGCGCCTGGGCCGAGCGGACGCTGCTGCGCGCGGAGGTCTTCGGGGTGGCGCGGGAGGACGTGACCTTCGTGGAGCTGCTGGCGGCCGGCATCACGTGACCGAGAACGGCGGCAGCGGCCGCGGCACACCCAGGGTACGGACGACGACAGCGGAAAGGCGAGGCGTTCACAGGATGCGGCAGGAGCGGGAGTGGTCCGGGGCGTGGGTCGCGGAGCGGCTCGGTGTCGAGCTGCGCGAGGCGGACCGGCCGGAGGACGGCGACGGGCCGGGCCCCGGGGCCGGGGAACCCGCGGCCGGTACGGGGGGTGCTGCCGGTGCCGGGGGTCCGGGCGACGCGGCCGGCGTGACCGGCACGGCCGGTCCGGCCGGTGCGGAGACGCTGCGCGGGCTGCTCGGCCTGGCGCTGCGGCGCAACCCCAGACGGGCGCATCTGCTGGTCTCCCAGGTGCTCGGCAAGCATGTGCCGCAGCGCCCCGATGTGGTCCACGAGGCCGGTCTCGGCCTGGGCCGCCGGGTACGGCGGCTGCTCGGCGAGGAGGCGGCCGCCCGCGCCGTCGTCCTCGGTTACGCGGAGACGGCGACCGGGCTCGGGCACAGCGTCGCCGACGGGCTGGGGCCGGCGGCGTACCTCCACTCGACCAGGCGGCCCGTCCCGGGGCTCGCGCCGGCCGGCGGCTTCGAGGAGGAGCACAGCCACGCCAGCTCCCACCTGCTGCTGCCCGAGGACCCGGACCTGCTCGGCGGGGACGGGCCGCTCGTGCTCGTCGACGACGAGTTCTCCACCGGCCGCACCGTGCTCAACACCGTCCGGGCGCTCCACGAGCGGTTCCCGCGCGACCGGTACGTGATCGTCGCCCTCGTCGACCTGCGGACCGGCGAACACCGGGACGCCCTGCGGAAGGCCGCGGCCGATCTGGGCGCCCGGGTGGATCTCGTGGCGCTGGCCTCGGGAACGGTCCGCCTGCCGGAGGACGTCCTGGAGCGGGGGCAGGCGCTGGTGGCGCGGTACGAGGCGGGCGCGGTGGCCGGTGCCGGCGGGGCCCCGTCCGGAGCCGGCAGCGCTCCGGCGGCGGTGCGGCGGGTGGACCTCGGCTGGCCGCACGGACTGCCGGACGGCGGACGGCACGGCTTCCTGCCCGGGCACCGGGCGCGTCTGGAGGCGGCGCTGCCGGCGATGGCGGACCGTATCGCGCGGGCGCTCACGGCGGACGGCGCCGCGGCGGCCGCGCCCGCACCGGAGCCCGTCGCGGCCGTGCCGGGGCCGGCTTCCGTACCCGGGCCGGCTGCTTCCGTACCCGGGCCGGCCTCCGGTCCGGAGCACGCCGCCGGCCGGCCGGGTCGCGCGGAGCCGGGCGCTCCGGGGCGCGTACTCGTCCTCGGCTGCGAGGAGTTGATGTACGCGCCGCTGCGGCTCGCCCAGGCTCTGCAGCGGACGCTCGGCGAACGGACCGAGGTGCGGTACTCGACGACCACCCGCTCGCCCGTTCTCGCCGTCGACGACCCGGGCTACGCCATCCGCACCCGGATCGCCTTCCCCGCGCACGACGCGCCGGCCGACGGCCCGGGGGAGCGGTACGCCTACAACGTCGCGCCCGGCGCCGACCCGGCCCGCCGCTTCGACGCCGTCGTGACGGTCGTGGACTCGGCCGCCGACACGGCCGGGCTGCACGCCCCGGGCGGACTGCTGTCCGAACTGGCCCGCCACACGGACCGGGTGCTGCTGGCGGTCGTCCCGTCCCACGTACCCCGCCCCCGGACGGGAAGGTCGGGACGGTCGGGACGGTCGGAAGGCGCGGCCGGGCCGGGAGCCGTGCCCCCGCCGCCCGGACCGGCGCCCGCGGCGCTGCCCGGACCACTGCGCGGGCCCGCCTTCTCCTCGTACCGGCCGGACGAGGTCGGCTGGCTGCTCCAGGACCTCTCCGCCGTCCCCCTCGAAGCCCCCGTCGAGGAGCGGGAGGAGGCCGTGCAGCGAGGTGGCGCGCACTACGCCGAGTCGCTGCCGGTCGAGTACCAGCCCAGCGAGGACTACCAGCGGCTGTTCCGCACCGCCCTCGACACCTCCGCCGCGCGGATCGCCCGCGCCGTCGGCACCGTCACCGAGACGCTGCTCGCCGAGCGCGCCGGCCGGGGCACCGGCCGTCCCGTCCTGGTCTCGCTCGCCCGCGCCGGCACGCCCGTCGGCGTCCTGATGCGCCGCTGGGCGCTCCACGCTCACGGGCTGGACCTGCCGCACTACGCCGTCTCCATCGTCCGCGGCCGGGGCATCGACACCACCGCGCTGCGCTGGCTCGCCGCGCACCACGACCCGGCGGACGCCGTCTTCGTCGACGGCTGGACGGGCAAGGGCGCCATCACCCGCGAACTCGCGGCCGCGATAGAGGACTTCACCCGCACCACCGGCATCACGGGGATCGACCCGGAGATCGCCGTCCTGGCCGACCCGGGCGGCTGCGTGCGGACGTACGGCACGCGCGAGGACTTCCTGATCCCCTCCGCCTGCCTCAACTCCACGGTCTCCGGGCTGGTCTCGCGGACGGTGCTCCGCGCGGACCTGGTCGGGCCGGACGACTTCCACGGCGCCAAGTTCTACCGGGAGCTGGCCGGTTCCGACGTCTCCGGGCACTTCCTGGACGCCGTCTCGGCGCACTTCGGCGAGGTGGCGGAGGGGGCCGCCGCGGACGCGGCCGGACTGCTGTCGGACACCGGCCGCGCGCCGACCTGGGAGGGCTGGGCGGCCGTCGAACGGATCAGCGAGCAGTACGGCATCCACGACGTGAACCTCGTCAAGCCGGGGGTGGGCGAGACGACACGGGTCCTGCTGCGCCGGGTCCCCTGGCGGGTCCTCGCACGGCGGGGCGCGGGCGCGGACCTGGACCACATCCGGCTGCTGGCCGAGCAGCGCGGGGTACCGGTGGAGGAGGTCGGCGAACTGCCGTACAGCTGCGTCGGACTGATCCACCCGCGCTACACGCGCGGCGCGACGGGCGCGGACGGCAAGGCGGTGATCTCCGCGTGAGCACCCACGAGACGGCGGGCCGGGACGGAACCGCGGGGCAGGACGAGCCCGTGAGGCGCGACAGGACCGCAGGGCGGGACGAGACCTTGAGCACCGGCGCCACCCCGGCCACCGGCGGAGGCGCGGGCACCGGCGCGGCGGCGCCCACGCCCGCCGCATCCCCGTCTCCGTCCCCGCCCGGCACCGGCCCGGGCCCGGTCCTCGTCGCCAGCGATCTCGACCGCACCCTGATCTACTCCGCGGCCGCCCTCGCCCTCGACATGGCCGACGCCCTCGCCCCGCGCCTCCTCTGCGTCGAGGTGTACGAGCACAAGCCGCTCTCCTACCTCACCGAGACCGCCGCCGGGCTCCTCGAACACCTGGCGCGCGAGGCCGTGTTCGTTCCCTCCACCACCCGGACCCGGGCGCAGTACGGCCGCATCCGCCTCCCCGGGCCCCCGGCCCCGTACGCCGTCTGCGCCAACGGCGGGCATCTGCTCGTCGACGGGGAGTCCGACCCCGGCTGGCAGCGCCGGGTGCGCCGCACGCTCGACGAGGGCTGCGCCCCGCTCGCCTCCGTACGCGAGCACCTGCTGCGCTCGGCCGACCCGGAGTGGCTGCTCAAGGAGCGGGTCGCCGAGGACCTCTTCGCCTATCTGGTGGTCGACCGCGCGCTGCTGCCCGACGCCTGGGTCAAGGACCTCGCGGACTGGGCCGACGGGCGGGGCTGGACGGTCTCGCTCCAGGGCCGCAAGATCTACGCCGTGCCGAAGCCGCTCACCAAGAGCGCGGCCGTCGCCGAGGTGGCTCGGCGCACCGGCGCCTCCCGGGTGCTCACCGCGGGCGACTCGCTCCTCGACGCCGACCTCCTGCGCGCCGGCGACCAGGGCTGGCGCCCCGGCCACGGCGAACTGGCCGACACCGGCTGGACCGCGCCGCACGTCACGGCGCTCGCCGAGCGGGGCGTGGTGGCGGGCGAGGCGATTCTGCGGTCCCTGGTGCGGGCGGTGGCGGCGTGAACGAGGATGGCGCCATGGCTGATACGAACACCACCACGGGGGCGGCGCGCGAAGCGGGGAAGCGCAGCCCGCTCGACCCGGACCAGGTCACCCCGCTCACCCCCGAGCTCTACGACTACGTCCTGCGCCACAACCCGCAACTGGACCGGGTGCGGCGGGAACTCGTCGACACCACCTACGAGAAGCTGGGCGGCCGGGCCCGGATGCAGGTCTCCGAGGAGCAGGGGCCGCTGCTGGCCTTTCTGGCGAAGCTCGTCGGAGCCCGGCTGATCGTCGAGGTCGGCACGTTCACGGGGATGTCGGCGTTGTGGATGGCGGAGGCCCTGCCGGCCGGCGGCAAGGTGATCACCTGCGACGTCTCGGAGGAGTGGACGGCGTACGGGCGCGAGGCCTGGGCGAAGGCGGGCGTCGCCGACCGCGTCGACCTGCGCATCGGCCCGGCCCTGGACACCCTGCGCGCCCTGCCGGCCGATCTGGGGATCGACCTGGCCTTCATCGACGCGGACAAGGAGAACAACGGCCGCTACTGGGAGGAACTGGTGCCGCGGCTGCGCCCGGGCGGGCTGATCGTCGTGGACAACGTCTTCTTCCACGGCGAGGTGACGGACCCGCGGGCCACGGGCGGCGGCGGGGCCACCCGGGAGTTCAACGAGCGGGTGCTGGCCGACGACCGGGTGGAGTCGGTGATGCTGACGGTCGCCGACGGCCTGACCCTGGCCCGCAAGCGCTGAGCCCCGGCCGGGCGGGTACCGGGCCGGGCGGGTGCCGGGCCGTGCGGGACCGCCCGGCGCCCGTTCCGGCGGTCCCGGATCAGCCGCAGCAGCCGCCACCGCAGCAGCCGCCCCCACCACCGGAGGGCGCGGCGGGCGCGGTGGGGGCGGAACCGGAGGCCGTGCCTCCGACCGCCACGGTGGAGAGCAGCTTGACGGTGTCCTCATGGCCCTCCGGGCAGACGGCCGGAGCGGAGGACTCGGCCATCGGACGGCTCAGTTCAAAGGTGTCGCCGCAGGACCGGCAGCGGTACTCGTAACGGGGCATGCGGCCAGGTTAACCGCCCGCCGGACGCGGCGGGGCGGGCGCCCGGCTCACCGCCGGAGGCGTCTCAGCGGCCCGCGCCCAGTTCCTCGCGGATGGCGCTGACGACGCGCGCGACCGTGCGCCGTACCGCCTCCGTCTCCAGCAGGAAATGCCACCAGTCGGGATGCCGCCCCTCCAGCCCGGCCACCGCGCGCTCCAGGCGCGCCACCGCGTCGTCCAGCGGGCGCGCGTGCCGGGGGTCGGGGGTGTCGCGGCCGGCCATCGCCAGGCGCTGCGCGTCGCGGATGGCGAAACGGGTGCGCTCGGTCTCCTTTGAAGGGTCGGCGGAGACCTCGTCCAGCCGGCGCAGCCGGTCACCGGCCGCCGAGACGGCCTCGTCGGCCTCGTTGAGCAGGGCCCGTACCGTGCCGAGCCGGGCCGTGGCGTCCGGCCAGCGCTGTTCGCGCCGGGCCTCCTGGGCCTCGCGGAGCTTCTCCTGCGCCTGTGCGACGGCCCGCCCGGCCTCCTCCGGCACCGGCTGGAGGTCCTGCCAGCAGGCCGCGCTGTAGCGGCGGCGGAGCTCGCTGAGGACCGGGCCGACGCCCTCCGTGCGGGTGGTGATCGCCTCGGCGCGGGTGCGCAGGGTGACCAGGCGCCGGTCGATCTCGGCCGCCCGGGCGGGCAGTTGCTCGGCCTCGCTGCGTATCGCCTCGGCCTTGCGCAGCACGTCGTCCGCGCGCCGCAGGGTGTCCTGGACGCCGTGCTGCCCGGCGCCCTGGTTGAGCTTGGTCAGCTCGGGGGAGAGGGCGGCGAGGCGGGCGGCGAGATCGTCGGCCCCGAGACCGGAGGCCCGTACGGAGTCGAGCGCCCCGGTGGCGGCGAGCAGGGCCTGCCGGGCGCGTTCCACGGCGGGGGCGAGGCGGGCGAGCTGGGTCTCGGCCTTGTCGAGGAGCGGGGTCAGACCGCTCGCGAAGCGGTCGAGCTCCGCCTTCGTCCGCAGAAGGTCGTCCCGGGCCCGGTCGAGATCGGCGCGGGCGCGGGAGGCGGTGGCGGAGTCGAGGTCGTCGCGGTCGAGGTCGTGGGCGTCGACGGCGTTGATGTAGCGGTGGCTGACCTCGTCGATGCGCTGCCCGAGGGTCCGGAAGCCGTCGGCGGCGCGGCGGGCGGGTGGCGAGCTGTCCACGGCGACGATGGTCTCGATGGAGATGCGCAGATCGCGCTGGGCGGAGTCGAGCTCGTAGAAGGCGGCAGCGGCGGCGTCCTTGGCGGTCTGGGCCTGCGCACGCTGGTCGTCGCGCCCGCCGCCGAACCAGCGCCGGGTGCCGCCGCCGGAGAAGGCGAGCGGCGCGGCGGCCGCGAGGAGGGGCAGGAGCGGGAGCGGCAGCAGGACGAGCCCGAGGAACGGCCGGAACGGGCCGCCGCTGGGCGGAAGGCGGTGGTGTGCCGGCCGTCCGTACGGCTGCGCAGGTCTCGCCGTCACATCCCTCTCCCGTGCCGCGTCCGCCCTGTCCGGCAGATCACTGCCGGGTAGGAACATTGTCCCACCAGGGGTGAACGAATACACGGCCCGATTCGTTCGCGATCTCGGGGGCGCCGGCTGCCTACTCGGCGGTGCGGACGGTGATGTCCCCGTTGTCGCTGCGGACGGTGATCCGGTGCTTGCTCGCGGTGTCGCGCGGGACCGTGACGTCCGTGTCCCCGTTGCCGGCCTTGGCGTCCACCCGGTACGAGGCGCGCGGCAGACCGACGGAGACGGAGCCGTTGTCGCTGGTGACGTCCACCTGGTCCGGCACCCGCGTGAACCCGAGCTCCACCGCCCCGTTGCCGGTTTCGGCGGACACCCGGCGCGCGGCGACACCGATCGCCTTGACCTTGCCGTTGTCGCTCTTGAGCTCCAGCGGTCCCCGGGCGTTCTCGACCCGCACCGATCCGTTGTCGGAGCGGAGCTTGAGCGCGGTGGCGAAGCCGGTGGCGGTGACTTTCCCGTTGTCCCCGTCGACGGTCACGGCGACATCGCGCGGCACCTCCACCCGGTGCCGGGAGCCGCAGTTGTCGATCAGACCTTCGCAGCGGACGCCGATCCGGAGGGTGTCCCCCTCCATCTCCCAGAACTCCTCGACGTCCCCGCCGACGGCCGTCCACCCGCTGAACCACCGGGTGACCCGGACGTCCTCGACCTCGGCGGGCACCAGCTCGACCGAGGTGTTCTCCGCGTCGATCTTCAGGACCTCCCCGCCGAGGGAGAACGCCCGCCGCTCGGGCGTCTCGTCGTCGCCGGCGTCACCACCGCACCCGGCAGCGCCCACGACCAGAACGGCCGCGCCCACGGCGGCGAGCAGTCCCCGCCTGCGGCGGCGCGAAGGGGTGCGGGACGGGGGCGGAAGACGGCGGTGAGGCATCACGATGAACTCCGAACGGGCCGGTGGAACTCCGGGTGGAAGGGTCACTACGAACCGTAGGGACCCGTCCCGCCCCGAACGATCCGGCCGCCCACCCGATCCGGGGTGGGGCCACCCCCCGTACCCGCCCTCCCGCACCGGGCGCCGGTCCGAACCGGCCCCGGGCGAGCCCCCGCCCCGCCCCTGTCAAGGGCTCGGGCCCGCTACCGTCACGTTTATGGGCAGAAGCGATGGGCCATGTAGTCTGTCCAATCGTTCCCGAGGGCGCATAGCTCAGTGGTAGAGCGCTGCTCTTACAAAGCAGATGTCGGCGGTTCGAACCCGTCTGCGCCCACCAGCAAGAAGACCCCCGGCCGATCATGGCCGGGGGTCTTCTCCATCCACTCCTGACATCAGCGGGCTTGATCAGCCGGTGTTCGCAGCCTCCGCCGGACAGGTCTCCACACTGTCCGACGCGTGCCGGAAACTCACGGGGTCATGATCACTCGGGCCCAGGCAGCTCAGCCCGAAGCGATGGCACCGACCTACGAATCTGCGCTTGAGCTGAGATGGAGACGATTGGGGAACTCGTCACTCTTCGCGCGAACGTAGAATCGCCGACGCCACTGAGGGTAAGTCTCTCCGTTGAGCGACAGGACCCACTCGTAGAGCCCGGGGTCAAGTACCAGTCCAGGCGACATGTCGACGATCATGGCCGCACCGCCGTGCAGCCCCGGCGGGCGCTCGAAGGCCGGCGGCACTTTGATCTGATTCTGGATCACCAACTCCCGATCAGAATCGTTACTCAAGGTGACTAGCTGCCCCTCGGAATCAACGAGCTTCAGCTCGGTCTCCAACGGGCGTTCACTGTCCTCGGGGGCGACGCGGGCCACAGCTATGATGACGAAGGCGGGCAACGGGGATGGACCAATGACCTCCCAGCCGAGGCCTAGAGCATTGATGTGGCCGCTGACATCAATGTTTGCGGCCCGGGCAAGGGCGAGCGTGACGTCCATAGATCACCGGGAGATTAGCTGCGGCCGAAGCCACGAAGTGGACGAAGGGGACGTGGTGGGGCCGGCATCGACGTCTTGGGCTTCCTCGGTGTGTGCAACCTCAAGATCTCGGAGCGAGTCCCACGCCACATCGAGGTAAACGAGTCCGGCCCGGTCATTGATACGGGCCACTGTCGCGAAACCCTCAATCTCATCGTCGGGCTCGAACACGAGAACCAGACCACCGACGCGGAGACGATGTGGGAAGCGACTGCGGCGAACCCGGACCAGACCATCTTCGGTGATGGCGTTGAAGTTCACTGGGACGCGGTTGAGCGCAGGTGGAGCGAAGGTGACGAGGAAGTGCGCTAGCGCCATGCTGGGTTCCTCCTGGCCTCA from the Streptomyces xinghaiensis S187 genome contains:
- a CDS encoding DUF475 domain-containing protein — translated: MLLKTFGWSFGVTAAGLAAAAYFWGWQGFAVVAILSVLEISLSFDNAVVNAGVLKKMNAFWQKIFLTIGILIAVFGMRLVFPVVIVAITAKVGPIEAVELAMRDPDQYEMLVTDAHPAIAAFGGMFLLMIFLNFLFDEKEHHWLSWFEKPLSRLGKVDGLAVGIALVVLLVTAATIATEAAQHGGTYVDKSGTVLLSGVAGLITYLFVGGLSGYFEEKLEEDEEHDEEVKEQARREGKDPSLVGLAGKAAFFMFLYLEVLDASFSFDGVIGAFAITNHIFWMALGLGIGAMYVRSLTVYLVREGTLDDYVYLEHGAHYAIGALAALLLITIKFHISEVITGLIGVGLIAASFWSSVRRNRGLAAEGHEEKTKVSPGV
- a CDS encoding TerD family protein, whose protein sequence is MAFWNREWSWPSWLRPADGRSVFESGNPATNAIELTKRRQTVSLTKQGAASGNLRVNLSWRMRTSDIGGYTKRGGLLRNPGSLFKPEIVQAQGPAVVKIDLDLACMYELKDGSKGVVQPLGNFLGDINSPPYVKLSGDDRFGGTSGETIYINLDHRDEFKRLLVFVYIYDGTPAFDRTHAVVTLYPSNGPRLEIGLDERAPQARSCAVLLIENVKGELVVRREVRYVYGFQAELDRLYGWGLQWGPGTKEKV
- a CDS encoding TerD family protein, producing the protein MTHAMLKGSNIPLDASAVRAVLRWTPGPGVPDVDASALLLNADGRVRSDEDFVFYNQPRHPSGLVRHLPKKRLADALTDTVEAEIAALEPVVDRVVLAASSDGGAFGGVPDLRLLLFDASPEVSGNGGEPLAVFDVVPETGEESALICGELYRRGDTWKFRALGQGYDTGLVGLATEYGISVEDAGDEPSGTAPAGGGAPAPSPTPSPAPEALTEPVPAPHREPATAPAAAPEEATRAHRPGYGYPPPPPAAPPAQPPFPPPPAAPAPVPQAPPAHAPGYGYPHHPAAAYGYPQHPAPPAPDPAFALPPQGPQFQRNR
- a CDS encoding HpcH/HpaI aldolase/citrate lyase family protein is translated as MRHFGYVPPDVRTALFHREPGRFDVDSPAQRLAVALGATLYSPATRPTLAEDVVKQMGRGVVSMVLCLEDSIDDADVAGAEENLVRQLHTLLEHGSELPLLFIRVRWPEQITDLVRRLGPAARLLSGFVLPKFTEERGVPFLEALTEAENACGRRLFAMPVLESPELLHLESRAETLAGIRRSVDKYRDRVLALRLGVTDFCSAYGLRRSPDMTAYDVQLIASVIADVVNTLGRADGTGLTVTGPVWEYFRLQERMFKPQLRRSPFTGRAEKLRTALIEHDMDGLLREIELDRANGLLGKTCIHPSHVAPVHALSVVSHEEYSDAVDILRPERGGGGVMRSAYTNKMNEVKPHRAWAERTLLRAEVFGVAREDVTFVELLAAGIT
- a CDS encoding phosphoribosyltransferase, whose product is MRQEREWSGAWVAERLGVELREADRPEDGDGPGPGAGEPAAGTGGAAGAGGPGDAAGVTGTAGPAGAETLRGLLGLALRRNPRRAHLLVSQVLGKHVPQRPDVVHEAGLGLGRRVRRLLGEEAAARAVVLGYAETATGLGHSVADGLGPAAYLHSTRRPVPGLAPAGGFEEEHSHASSHLLLPEDPDLLGGDGPLVLVDDEFSTGRTVLNTVRALHERFPRDRYVIVALVDLRTGEHRDALRKAAADLGARVDLVALASGTVRLPEDVLERGQALVARYEAGAVAGAGGAPSGAGSAPAAVRRVDLGWPHGLPDGGRHGFLPGHRARLEAALPAMADRIARALTADGAAAAAPAPEPVAAVPGPASVPGPAASVPGPASGPEHAAGRPGRAEPGAPGRVLVLGCEELMYAPLRLAQALQRTLGERTEVRYSTTTRSPVLAVDDPGYAIRTRIAFPAHDAPADGPGERYAYNVAPGADPARRFDAVVTVVDSAADTAGLHAPGGLLSELARHTDRVLLAVVPSHVPRPRTGRSGRSGRSEGAAGPGAVPPPPGPAPAALPGPLRGPAFSSYRPDEVGWLLQDLSAVPLEAPVEEREEAVQRGGAHYAESLPVEYQPSEDYQRLFRTALDTSAARIARAVGTVTETLLAERAGRGTGRPVLVSLARAGTPVGVLMRRWALHAHGLDLPHYAVSIVRGRGIDTTALRWLAAHHDPADAVFVDGWTGKGAITRELAAAIEDFTRTTGITGIDPEIAVLADPGGCVRTYGTREDFLIPSACLNSTVSGLVSRTVLRADLVGPDDFHGAKFYRELAGSDVSGHFLDAVSAHFGEVAEGAAADAAGLLSDTGRAPTWEGWAAVERISEQYGIHDVNLVKPGVGETTRVLLRRVPWRVLARRGAGADLDHIRLLAEQRGVPVEEVGELPYSCVGLIHPRYTRGATGADGKAVISA